One genomic segment of Deltaproteobacteria bacterium includes these proteins:
- a CDS encoding flagellin (structural flagella protein), translated as MAMVINTNIASLNAQRQLGKTQNLLDKSLQRLSSGLRINSAKDDAAGLAISNRMTSQIRGLNQAVRNANDGISLAQTAEGALQESTNILQRIRELAVQSANDTNTASDRSSLQAEVSQLQAELDRIALTTTFNGQRLLDGSFNGATFQVGAYAGETISVDVSSAKASSIGHIASETGSRVTGAVNSMTVAVGTGDAVTVNPSGDYAVSGDTYRSGTSAYAIAAAMNDAGIAGLQVDASTSGYTELDGGAIAGDQATSTYSLTINGEAIYTNEDVNSTDGKTITASELRDAINAHSSDTGVVATLDGSTITLTAEDGADIVVDETFTDFTDATQGITGSDGGTKEFTDATALKGKITVSSTENLTFTNQGNAGLSASIAVDSDGVDDIDISIRSGAESALQRVDAALTAIDSLRGDLGAIQNRFEHTIANLQSVSENVSAARSRILDADFAAETANLTKAQILQQAGVAMLAQANMLPQTVLTLLQ; from the coding sequence ATGGCAATGGTAATTAACACAAACATCGCGTCACTTAACGCGCAGAGACAACTGGGAAAGACCCAGAATCTGCTGGACAAATCCCTGCAGAGGCTCTCATCCGGCCTGCGTATTAACAGCGCCAAGGACGATGCTGCAGGGCTTGCGATCTCAAACAGGATGACCTCGCAGATCCGCGGCCTGAACCAGGCAGTCAGGAATGCCAATGACGGTATTTCTTTGGCACAGACGGCTGAGGGGGCTTTGCAGGAATCGACGAATATTCTTCAGCGGATACGGGAGCTGGCTGTGCAGTCCGCCAACGACACTAACACTGCATCTGACCGCTCATCTCTTCAAGCTGAAGTTAGCCAGCTCCAAGCCGAATTAGATCGCATCGCGCTTACGACCACGTTCAACGGACAAAGACTTCTTGACGGCTCTTTTAACGGCGCCACCTTCCAGGTGGGTGCATATGCTGGTGAAACCATTTCTGTTGACGTATCCAGTGCGAAGGCATCCTCCATTGGCCACATCGCATCCGAAACGGGTAGTCGTGTCACCGGCGCTGTCAACTCCATGACCGTTGCAGTCGGAACCGGTGATGCGGTCACCGTGAACCCCAGTGGAGATTATGCCGTCTCGGGAGACACCTACAGATCGGGGACATCCGCTTATGCGATCGCCGCTGCCATGAATGATGCGGGTATCGCGGGTCTGCAGGTGGATGCATCAACAAGCGGTTACACAGAATTGGATGGCGGCGCCATTGCAGGTGATCAAGCGACTTCGACCTATAGCTTAACCATTAATGGGGAAGCTATTTATACTAATGAAGACGTTAATAGCACTGATGGTAAAACAATTACTGCTTCAGAGTTACGCGATGCAATCAATGCTCACTCAAGTGATACGGGTGTGGTTGCTACTTTGGATGGAAGTACAATTACACTTACTGCGGAAGACGGTGCCGATATTGTAGTTGATGAAACGTTCACTGATTTTACCGATGCGACTCAGGGAATTACAGGTAGTGATGGCGGCACCAAGGAATTCACCGATGCAACCGCTCTCAAGGGGAAAATTACGGTTTCCTCAACTGAGAACCTTACATTCACCAATCAGGGGAATGCCGGTTTGAGTGCCAGCATTGCCGTGGACAGCGACGGTGTCGATGATATTGATATCAGTATCCGTTCGGGTGCAGAATCGGCTCTTCAGCGTGTAGATGCGGCTCTAACAGCCATAGATAGCCTGCGAGGCGATCTTGGTGCTATCCAGAACCGTTTCGAGCACACCATTGCCAACCTGCAGAGCGTCTCCGAAAACGTATCCGCGGCTCGTTCCCGTATCCTGGATGCAGACTTTGCGGCTGAGACGGCCAACCTGACCAAGGCCCAGATCCTGCAGCAGGCGGGTGTTGCCATGCTGGCCCAGGCCAACATGCTGCCGCAGACGGTACTTACTCTGCTTCAGTAA